One stretch of Bacteroidia bacterium DNA includes these proteins:
- the lepB gene encoding signal peptidase I, giving the protein MSIFKGLNSVQRSFTFLSLLAVVGLPLYFLFAYRLFLIPSSGMAPTIPVSSVVLVHYTQNLGRNDLVLFLKPNQSKGEVLWIKRLVGLPGDYLEIQNGISIVNGETFDPVNELWFNYLLKDVQPNKSILNEREYQITAVQDEIQIKMTEKEAEKVVAALNAKSYERVILPKGFLQAAVYGSSSSHEWNIDFWGPVTVPARDATVEITPANWSWLKPVINGYEEANLDILVLPADNPDKVLAQYTFKQNYYFVMGDNRHNSFDSRFIGFIPEELLKGKIVHVF; this is encoded by the coding sequence ATGAGCATATTCAAAGGACTAAATTCTGTTCAACGAAGCTTTACATTTTTATCTTTACTGGCTGTAGTGGGTTTGCCCCTGTATTTTCTTTTTGCCTATAGATTGTTTTTGATCCCTTCTTCAGGAATGGCCCCAACTATCCCTGTTAGCTCCGTGGTTCTGGTCCACTACACCCAAAATCTCGGAAGAAATGATTTAGTATTGTTTCTCAAACCGAATCAATCTAAAGGCGAAGTCTTGTGGATCAAAAGACTGGTAGGATTGCCAGGAGATTATTTGGAGATTCAAAACGGAATTTCGATTGTAAACGGAGAAACCTTTGATCCTGTAAATGAATTATGGTTCAACTACCTTCTAAAAGATGTGCAGCCTAATAAGAGTATATTGAATGAGCGCGAATATCAAATTACGGCTGTCCAGGATGAGATTCAGATAAAAATGACTGAGAAGGAAGCAGAAAAGGTGGTAGCAGCATTAAATGCCAAAAGCTATGAGCGAGTTATTCTGCCTAAGGGATTTTTGCAGGCAGCAGTTTATGGAAGCAGCTCTTCACACGAATGGAACATAGATTTTTGGGGGCCGGTTACTGTTCCTGCCAGAGATGCTACTGTAGAAATAACGCCTGCTAATTGGTCCTGGCTAAAGCCAGTGATCAATGGTTATGAAGAAGCGAACCTCGACATATTAGTATTACCTGCAGACAATCCTGATAAAGTACTCGCCCAATACACCTTTAAACAGAACTACTATTTTGTGATGGGCGATAACCGGCACAATTCATTCGATTCCCGCTTTATTGGTTTTATTCCT
- a CDS encoding thioredoxin family protein, producing the protein MAVLEVSDHEFEDKLKENRNLVVKYYASWCGSCRLFAPKFRRMSEEEGFKHVVFLDIDAENNPMARKMAKVETLPHFAVFKDGELLDAGSTSKEESVRTMLEKLHSDEN; encoded by the coding sequence ATGGCAGTATTAGAAGTTTCAGATCATGAATTTGAAGACAAACTGAAAGAGAACAGGAACCTGGTGGTAAAATATTATGCGAGCTGGTGTGGCAGTTGCCGGCTGTTTGCGCCAAAATTCCGGAGAATGTCAGAAGAAGAAGGATTCAAGCACGTGGTGTTTCTGGACATTGACGCAGAAAACAACCCGATGGCGCGTAAAATGGCAAAGGTGGAAACGTTGCCCCACTTCGCGGTTTTTAAAGATGGGGAATTGTTGGATGCCGGATCCACGAGCAAGGAAGAATCAGTGCGTACAATGCTCGAAAAACTGCACAGCGATGAAAATTAG
- the serC gene encoding 3-phosphoserine/phosphohydroxythreonine transaminase yields MKEVHNFSAGPAILPQQAIDASIEALREFKNMGLSLVEISHRSAQWEETMQAAVNLVRELLKVPDDYSILFLQGGASTQFCMVPYNLLSENGTAAYVKTGTWAKKAIKEAQLFGNVQVLGSSEDKNFSYIPKDFSIPGDADYFHCTSNNTIFGTQMKEFPDSPIPMVCDMSSDIFSRPVDVSKFGIIYAGAQKNMGPAGTTLVIIKNELFGKSGRKIPSMLDYKIHAENDSMFNTCPVFPIYLSFETLKWLKGEGGVEGIAERNKRKAEKLYKEIDDNPMFVGTAAKEDRSYMNICFLLKDDSLNNEFMKAAKEANISGIKGHRSVGGFRASTYNALPEKSVDVLIGIMKEFANKHA; encoded by the coding sequence ATGAAAGAAGTTCACAACTTCAGTGCTGGCCCGGCAATCCTGCCACAACAGGCCATTGACGCTTCTATCGAAGCCCTTCGCGAATTCAAAAACATGGGCCTCAGCCTTGTTGAAATCTCCCACCGCAGTGCGCAATGGGAAGAGACGATGCAGGCTGCCGTTAACCTTGTTCGCGAACTACTCAAGGTACCCGATGATTACTCCATTCTATTTCTTCAGGGTGGGGCGAGTACGCAGTTTTGCATGGTGCCCTATAACCTGCTCTCAGAAAACGGAACTGCTGCCTACGTAAAAACCGGAACCTGGGCCAAGAAAGCCATTAAGGAAGCTCAGCTCTTTGGAAACGTGCAGGTGCTGGGATCTTCTGAGGACAAAAACTTCAGCTACATTCCCAAGGACTTTTCCATACCTGGCGATGCCGATTATTTCCACTGCACTTCCAACAACACCATTTTTGGGACACAGATGAAGGAGTTCCCGGACTCACCTATCCCGATGGTGTGCGATATGAGCTCGGATATTTTCAGCCGTCCTGTGGATGTATCCAAATTCGGGATCATCTATGCCGGAGCACAAAAAAACATGGGCCCGGCTGGAACTACCCTCGTAATCATTAAGAATGAATTATTCGGAAAAAGCGGGCGGAAAATTCCAAGTATGCTGGATTATAAGATCCATGCTGAGAACGATTCGATGTTCAATACCTGCCCTGTTTTCCCCATCTACTTATCTTTTGAGACCCTGAAATGGCTAAAAGGTGAAGGTGGCGTGGAAGGCATAGCCGAGCGCAACAAACGCAAAGCCGAGAAGCTTTATAAAGAGATTGACGACAATCCCATGTTTGTAGGAACGGCAGCCAAAGAAGACCGCAGCTACATGAACATTTGTTTTCTGCTGAAAGACGACAGCCTGAATAATGAATTTATGAAGGCAGCAAAAGAGGCCAACATCAGCGGCATTAAAGGCCATAGAAGTGTGGGCGGCTTCAGGGCTTCTACCTATAATGCCCTTCCTGAAAAAAGCGTAGATGTGCTTATCGGGATCATGAAAGAATTTGCCAACAAACACGCATAA
- a CDS encoding D-2-hydroxyacid dehydrogenase, with product MVKILANDGIAPEGQAILEDAGFEVDTNKIPQEELTGRLNGYDAIIVRSATLVTKEVIDSAPNLKAIGRAGVGLDNIDVAHARRKGIEVINTPDASSLSVAELVFAHIFTMSRFLHLSNHEMRTGGEFKALKKKYSKGIELREKTLGIIGLGRIGQETAKIALGLGMEVVAFDPQVKRVFLDMDHLDITPTPEMVIETTSKEEVLERCDFLTLHVPFKAGSDSLLSKKDFSLMKNTVIVINCSRGGVVHEQELIEALDQKQIAFAGLDVFENEPVVNPALLGHQNISVSPHIGGSTIEAQERVGVEIAKKIVRHFQG from the coding sequence ATGGTTAAGATATTAGCTAATGACGGCATAGCGCCAGAAGGACAGGCAATTTTAGAAGATGCCGGATTTGAAGTGGACACCAACAAAATTCCGCAGGAGGAGCTGACAGGTCGGCTAAATGGCTATGATGCCATTATTGTACGTAGCGCTACGCTGGTAACAAAAGAGGTGATAGACAGTGCGCCAAACCTGAAGGCAATTGGCCGTGCAGGAGTAGGTCTCGACAATATTGACGTGGCCCATGCCCGCAGGAAAGGCATTGAAGTGATCAATACACCTGATGCATCGTCACTCTCAGTGGCTGAGCTGGTATTTGCCCACATCTTCACAATGAGTCGGTTCCTGCATTTGTCAAACCACGAAATGCGCACAGGCGGAGAGTTCAAGGCATTAAAAAAGAAATATTCGAAGGGAATAGAGCTAAGAGAGAAAACCCTCGGAATTATAGGCTTGGGCAGGATTGGCCAGGAAACGGCAAAAATTGCCCTGGGACTTGGAATGGAGGTCGTGGCGTTTGACCCTCAGGTAAAGCGGGTTTTCCTGGATATGGATCACCTGGACATTACGCCCACACCGGAAATGGTGATTGAAACCACTTCGAAGGAAGAAGTGCTGGAGCGGTGTGATTTCCTCACACTTCATGTACCCTTCAAGGCGGGCAGCGATTCATTGCTTAGCAAGAAAGATTTTAGCCTGATGAAAAATACGGTTATCGTAATCAACTGCTCGCGCGGTGGCGTGGTACATGAGCAAGAGCTGATAGAGGCGCTGGATCAAAAACAAATCGCATTTGCCGGTCTGGATGTATTTGAAAACGAACCTGTAGTAAACCCGGCACTGCTCGGCCATCAGAATATTTCGGTTTCTCCACATATTGGCGGCTCCACAATAGAAGCCCAGGAACGTGTAGGTGTTGAAATAGCGAAGAAAATTGTCAGACATTTTCAGGGCTAA
- a CDS encoding DUF1015 family protein — protein MVKIFPFVALRPKKEYVVDFSTNAYETSANLPVDESKFSYQQIVQPESYFKKAMPPEEALQYAKEKLEEFLKKSVLQEEEYPSIYIYEQVKDDHVFRGFIAGASVEDYEIGKIKRHELTRTQKEDQITEYFMKLGINGSPVLLTYPKEEALENLLHEGRQHRSPVYDFTDEMGIHHGLWLLGKEEAQQVQSLFRPVEAIYIADGHHRCAAAARAAKELQNSGFASFMAFLIAGSNLSIYSYNRLIENLGGISVQDFLEKLRADFEVEEVAESQAAPQAGKSFALYMEYKWYRLRLKNEIPQASSYKQNLDVCILENHILGPLLGITDSRTDSRISFMDGAAGIQALVNKVDSGEAKAAFALHPASIEDIFIISDTNETMPPKSTWVEPKLRSGLLLHKLSQ, from the coding sequence ATGGTAAAGATCTTTCCTTTCGTTGCCCTCAGGCCCAAAAAAGAGTATGTGGTTGATTTCTCGACCAATGCTTATGAGACTTCTGCAAATCTGCCGGTGGATGAAAGCAAGTTCAGCTATCAGCAGATCGTTCAGCCCGAAAGTTATTTCAAAAAAGCCATGCCGCCAGAAGAAGCCTTGCAATATGCAAAAGAGAAATTAGAGGAATTCCTGAAAAAGTCTGTATTACAGGAAGAGGAATATCCTTCCATTTATATTTATGAGCAGGTTAAGGATGATCATGTATTCCGGGGATTCATTGCCGGGGCCTCTGTGGAGGATTATGAGATCGGCAAAATCAAGAGGCACGAACTGACCCGCACCCAGAAGGAAGATCAGATCACGGAGTATTTCATGAAATTAGGCATCAATGGAAGTCCGGTACTTCTCACTTATCCAAAAGAGGAGGCGCTGGAAAATCTCCTTCATGAGGGAAGACAACATCGTTCTCCGGTTTATGATTTTACCGATGAAATGGGTATTCACCACGGGCTTTGGCTTCTGGGGAAGGAGGAAGCGCAGCAAGTGCAAAGTCTCTTCAGGCCGGTAGAGGCAATTTATATAGCTGACGGCCACCACCGATGTGCTGCTGCAGCGCGTGCAGCAAAGGAACTGCAGAACTCAGGATTCGCATCTTTTATGGCTTTCCTTATTGCCGGAAGTAATCTATCCATCTATAGTTATAATCGCCTGATAGAAAATCTGGGAGGAATATCAGTGCAGGATTTCCTGGAAAAACTCAGAGCTGATTTTGAAGTAGAAGAGGTAGCCGAATCACAAGCTGCTCCACAGGCAGGGAAATCCTTTGCCTTGTATATGGAGTATAAATGGTACAGGCTGAGATTGAAGAACGAAATTCCGCAGGCATCATCCTATAAGCAAAACCTGGATGTGTGCATCCTTGAGAACCATATCCTCGGGCCGCTGCTTGGCATTACTGACAGCCGCACGGATTCCCGCATCAGCTTTATGGATGGGGCAGCAGGCATACAAGCTCTGGTGAATAAAGTTGACTCCGGTGAGGCAAAAGCAGCATTCGCCCTGCATCCCGCCTCCATTGAGGATATATTTATTATTTCTGATACAAATGAAACCATGCCGCCTAAATCTACCTGGGTAGAGCCGAAATTGAGAAGCGGATTGTTGTTGCACAAACTATCTCAATAG